Part of the Jatrophihabitans sp. GAS493 genome, GTCGAAGCGGGCCCGCTTACCACGCATGAGTGCGGCCTTCAGCGATTGGTTGCGCTCCCGATACAGGCGGAACCGTTTGGAAACGTCTTCGACCACGATTGCGTTGTCGTTCGTCATGGGACTAGAGCTCCTCGGCCATGCGAGCGGTGTGGCGTCGGAAGAACATGTAGCCGGCGACGAACAGGATCACGGACACCGTGATGATGTAGCCGAGGGTCTCGACCGCCGGCATGCGGCCGTCGTAGATCGTGTTCCGGAACGCCTCGGCGAACTTGGTGATCGGGTTCCACTCGATCACTCCGACGAGAATCGGGTGTTCTGCGCGGTGCGCTTGCGCCAGCGTGATGCTGTAAACGATCGGGGCCGCGTAGAACAGGAGGTTCAGAAGGATCGCGACAAAATGCTGCGTATCACGGAAGAACACATTGGCCACAGCCAAGAAGAATGCGATACCGGTGGCGAACAGGAAGAGCAGACCCATGAGGACGATGGTTACGGGCAGGAACAGAAACGGCTCGCCACCGAAGAGGAAAGTGGCGACCACCAACACGGTCATCTCGAAGCAGAAGGTGAACAGCAGCGCGAGTGAATTCGAGAGAACCAGCGCTTCGCGCGGGAAGTAAACCTTTTGAATCAGGTTGGCGTTGCCGACGATCGAGCCCATTCCAGACATCAGTACGTTCAGAACGAAGATCCAGGGGAGCAATCCGCAGGAGAGCCAGAGGAAAAAATAGTCCAGCCCGGACGGGTCGCCAGGTAGGGGACGATTGCCCCGCATGATGGTGCCGAAGACGATCGAATAGGTGAACATCAAGGCGATCGGATTGACGAGCGACCAAACCTGCCCAAGCGCCGTGCGCTTGTACTTCCCCTTGATCTCGCGTTGGGTCAAATTGCGGATGAGATCGCCAGAGGACTTCAGATCCGTCAGAGCAGTCACGAAGCGAGCCCTCGGACAACGTAGCTGGTCACGACTGTGCAGCCTACCTTGGATGACGACGCGATCGGGTCGGTCTGCTTGGGTCGTCCACAGGAACTGTTGCGCACAGGTACCTAATAACCACGAATCTTGCGGCGCAGGGATCGCACTGCCCGACTCGTCACACTCGTGCTGGCCAATCGCTTGTTGGCCGCACGGAGCTGCTGGCGCACCTCGTCCCGCTCCGCGACGGCTTGATCGTGGGCGCGCTGGACCTCGGTCCGCACCGCCTGCAACGAGAGCAGCTCCGATCGGGCCAGCGCCTCCTGCTCGCTGAGTTCAGCGAAGGCCGCACGCAACGCCACCAGTTCCTTCTTGGCACTGTGCAGTTCGGTCGACAGGTCGTCGATACGCAGCGCCTGTTCGGTGTCAAGGCGAGTTGCGTCATCCGGCACTGCCCGCAACACGAACTGATAGGTGGTTGCCTCCGGATCGCCACGCAGCTTCGCCACGACGGCCGGATCTATCTCGGACTCGACGATCGCGACCTCGGTCTCGAAGAGCTCAGCCTGAGTGCGGC contains:
- a CDS encoding ABC transporter permease → MTALTDLKSSGDLIRNLTQREIKGKYKRTALGQVWSLVNPIALMFTYSIVFGTIMRGNRPLPGDPSGLDYFFLWLSCGLLPWIFVLNVLMSGMGSIVGNANLIQKVYFPREALVLSNSLALLFTFCFEMTVLVVATFLFGGEPFLFLPVTIVLMGLLFLFATGIAFFLAVANVFFRDTQHFVAILLNLLFYAAPIVYSITLAQAHRAEHPILVGVIEWNPITKFAEAFRNTIYDGRMPAVETLGYIITVSVILFVAGYMFFRRHTARMAEEL